From Acidobacteriota bacterium, one genomic window encodes:
- a CDS encoding bifunctional riboflavin kinase/FAD synthetase, with amino-acid sequence MKIFHGTENANITRPTVLTLGVFDGLHLGHQEIMRKVVERAKAVEAVATAITFDPHPRAVLHPDSAPPMLQTLDQRLANLEVLGIEQTIVIPFTREFAGQPAENFLADIIHDRLQAREVYLGKGFAFGKDRGGNIELLRTMSEKLGFVADEVDEIQLRGMRISSSKIRRLLAEGYVNLARRMLGRPYGVEGVIIRGNRRGHTIGFPTANLKPRNRVIPKFGVYATATLIDGSWRKSITNIGVRPTFESDADPSIETYVFDFDGDLYGDVLRVRFLHRIRDERKFNGIDELKAQIENDSNRARNYFHHQGVKNMLELL; translated from the coding sequence ATGAAGATATTTCACGGAACCGAAAATGCCAACATCACGCGGCCGACCGTTCTGACGCTCGGCGTTTTTGACGGACTGCATCTTGGGCACCAGGAAATAATGCGAAAGGTCGTCGAGCGGGCCAAGGCGGTCGAGGCGGTTGCGACCGCTATAACCTTTGACCCTCATCCACGGGCTGTTCTGCATCCTGATTCGGCTCCGCCGATGCTGCAGACGCTCGATCAGCGGCTCGCGAACCTCGAGGTTCTCGGCATCGAGCAGACCATCGTAATTCCGTTTACACGTGAGTTTGCAGGTCAGCCCGCTGAGAATTTCCTTGCTGATATCATTCATGACCGTTTGCAGGCAAGGGAGGTCTATCTCGGCAAAGGTTTTGCCTTTGGCAAGGATCGCGGCGGTAATATCGAGCTTCTGCGAACGATGAGCGAGAAACTTGGCTTTGTTGCAGATGAGGTCGACGAGATCCAGCTTCGCGGAATGCGGATTAGCTCTTCAAAGATCCGTAGGCTTCTCGCCGAGGGTTACGTCAATCTCGCCCGCCGCATGCTCGGGCGTCCGTACGGCGTCGAGGGCGTGATCATCCGCGGTAACCGCCGCGGCCATACCATCGGATTTCCAACAGCAAATCTAAAACCGCGGAATCGCGTTATCCCGAAATTCGGCGTTTACGCGACCGCAACCCTGATCGACGGTTCCTGGCGCAAAAGCATAACAAATATCGGCGTTCGCCCGACTTTTGAATCCGATGCCGACCCTTCTATCGAAACATATGTATTCGACTTCGACGGCGACCTCTACGGCGACGTGCTTAGAGTTCGTTTTTTGCACCGCATTCGCGACGAACGAAAGTTCAACGGCATCGATGAACTGAAGGCCCAGATCGAAAATGACTCGAACCGGGCGAGGAACTATTTCCACCATCAGGGCGTAAAGAACATGCTAGAGCTGTTATGA